A region of the Microbacterium sp. SL75 genome:
GAGCCGCACGCTCCGCCGCAGCTCGAGGTGCGCGCCGAGAACGGTCGCCTCGACCACCACGGCCTCGACGACCACGGCGTCATGCCCCGCCTCGGCCCGGACGACGGATGCCGAGAGTCCGCTGTAACGACCGTGCTGCGGATGCTCCCCCTCGATGTCGACCGACGGCGGGCCGAACGAGAGCAGCCCGCAGGTGGTTACGAGACCGCCGCCGAACGCCGCGCCGAAACCGCTCGCCCCCGGGCGCGGCCAACCGGTGGGCGAGACCCACGCCAGGGGCACGCCGCGGTGTCGCACCTGGCCGAGATCGAGCCCGCGGTCGGGAAGCAGCTCGACGTCCAGGTCGCCGGCGATGAGCCGCAGGCGCCGGGTTCCGGCATCCGGCCCATCCGTGCGCACCGACGCCTCCACGGCCGCCAGGGCCGTGGCAGAACCCACGCGCCGTCGCGCGCCTTCGATCGACCGCCCGTACAGCTCACCCATGAGCCCCGCCTTCCTCGCCGTGACGCGGCTCACGCTAGCAGTGATTGACAACGTTGTCTTGCTCCCCGCATACTGACCGTCGAGCGCAGAGCCGCGCCCCGACACGACGCTTCGGAGACCCACACCCCATGTCGAAACCCCGCCTCAACCGCCTCTTCAACGCGCGCTCCGGCCGCGCCCTCGACGTCGCCGTCGACCACGGCGCCTTCCACGAACACTCGTTCCTCACCGGCATCGAAGACATGGCGAAGACCGTCGCGACCCTCGTCCACGCCGGTCCCGACGCCGTGCAGCTCACGCTCGGCCAGGCGCCGCTGCTGCAGTCGGTCCCCGGCAAGCAGAAGCCCGGACTCGTGCTGCGCACCGACATCGCCAACGTCTACGGCGACCCGCTCGAGACGCCGCTGCACAGCATCCACGTCCCGGATGCCATCGAGGTCGCCGTCCGCCTCGACGCCGTCGCCGTGTGCGTGAACCTGCTCGACCTGCCCGGCGAACCGCAGGTGCGCGAGCAGTGCATCCGCTCGATCCTCGCCCTGCGCAGCGACGCCGAGAAGTACGGGATGCCGCTCATGATCGAGCCGCTCGTCATGCAGACCAAGCCCGGCACCGGCGGCTACGGCGTCGACGGCGACACCGCCAAGGTCGTCACCCTCGTCCGCCAGGCACGCGAGCTCGGTGCCGACCTCATCAAGGCCGACCCCACCGACGACATCACCGAGTACCACCGGGTCATCCAGGCCGCCGGCGACACCCCCCTGCTGGTGCGCGGCGGGGGGCGGGTCGACGACCGCACGCTTCTCGAGCGCACGAAGGCGGTGCTCGAGCAGGGTGCTCGCGGCATCGTCTACGGTCGCAACGTCATCCAGCACCGCGACCCGGCCGGCATCACCGCGGCCCTCATGGCCGTGGTGCACGACGACGCCTCGGTCGACGAGGCCCTCGCCCTCATCGGCGGCACCGACGAAGGAGACCGCGCATGACCGGCAGGAAGATCGGCGTCGGCATCATCGGCGGCGGCCTCATGGGGCGCGAGATCGCCGCGGCGCTTCGGCGCTGGCCCGCTCTCATCGACCACCCCGCCGAGCCCGAGCTCGTCGCGGTCTGCGACATCAACCCGGCGGCGCTGTCGTTCTTCGAGCGCATCGACACGGTGCAGCTCACCACGACCGACCACCACGAGC
Encoded here:
- a CDS encoding aldose 1-epimerase family protein encodes the protein MSRVTARKAGLMGELYGRSIEGARRRVGSATALAAVEASVRTDGPDAGTRRLRLIAGDLDVELLPDRGLDLGQVRHRGVPLAWVSPTGWPRPGASGFGAAFGGGLVTTCGLLSFGPPSVDIEGEHPQHGRYSGLSASVVRAEAGHDAVVVEAVVVEATVLGAHLELRRSVRLPLGEGRIELRDEIVNRGSREVEPMVLYHVNLGWPLVDAGTVLRSPAESVRARDVAAEAGLSSWAEFPEPSARYPEQVFAHQLPTDRRVSAEVVAVSGLGIRISFDTARLPGMFQWRVAQKDGVVLGVEPATAPTILGRGDARARGLLRPLAPGASWELGLDIDVIEIHP
- a CDS encoding class I fructose-bisphosphate aldolase, translated to MSKPRLNRLFNARSGRALDVAVDHGAFHEHSFLTGIEDMAKTVATLVHAGPDAVQLTLGQAPLLQSVPGKQKPGLVLRTDIANVYGDPLETPLHSIHVPDAIEVAVRLDAVAVCVNLLDLPGEPQVREQCIRSILALRSDAEKYGMPLMIEPLVMQTKPGTGGYGVDGDTAKVVTLVRQARELGADLIKADPTDDITEYHRVIQAAGDTPLLVRGGGRVDDRTLLERTKAVLEQGARGIVYGRNVIQHRDPAGITAALMAVVHDDASVDEALALIGGTDEGDRA